The segment CGGGGAAGGGCGCCGCGGAAATTCAGCGCCTTCGCGATCAGGGAGTGGTCTCCTGACCCGGCGCCCTGCGGGAGAGAAGATGCCGAACGAACCGGACGCGCTCCCCGCGGGCATCTATCTGATAGCCACCCCCATCGGCAACATGGAGGATATCTCCGATCGGCAGCGCCGCATCCTGCGCGAGTGCGATATAGTGGCCTGCGAGGACACGCGGCGGACCGGTCTTCTTCTCTCCCGTCTGGGGATCAAAAAACCGCTCCTGAGCTATCACGAACACAACGAGCGCGAGCGCGCCGAAGAACTCGCGGCGCGGGCCGCCGGGGGCGAGCGCGTGGCGGTGGTCTCCGATGCGGGTACGCCGGGGATCTCGGACCCCGCCTACCGCGTGGTGCGCGCGGCGGTGGAGCAGAAGGTGCCCGTCGTTCCGGTTCCCGGGCCCTCCTCGGTGATGGCGGCGCTCGTGGCGTCGGGGCTTCCGACCGATCGGTTCGTGTATGAGGGCTTTCTTCCCCCGAAGGGAGAAAAGCGCCTCCGCCGGCTCGAAGCGCTCCTCGAGGAGGAGCGGACGGTTCTCGTTTTCGAGTCTCCGCACAGGGTGCCCCGGCTGGTCAAGGAGATCGCCGATCGCGCTCCGGGGCGGCCCGTGGCCATCGCGCGAGAGCTGACGAAGATCCACGAGGAATTCATACGCGGCTCCGCGGCGGAGCTGGCGGCCTTGCTCGAGGGACGCACCCTCAAGGGGGAGTGCGTCGTCATGTTCGGGCCGAAAAGGTCGGATAAAGAGGCCGGGGGCGAATCCTGACCCAGGGGGAAGAGAATGGGGTTTGGATTGTTATCCTAAAATGGAGGTAGTTCCGCCGGCCGGGGTTTTCCGTGTTCGGCCATTTTTTTCTTTCATGGAAGCAGGGAGTTATCGATGAAGACCCTTTTTGGCAAATTCGGGACAAGAGCGATTCTCCTTCCGGCGCTCGCCGCGGCGCTCATGGGCGCCCCGGCCCTCGGCGCGGAAAAGGCCGAGGATCCGAAAACGGTGGTTCTCGCCACGGTCGGCGAAAGGAAGGTCACCCTTTTTGATGTGGACGACTTCATTCGCCGCCTGCCCGAGCGCGTTCAGCCGATCGCCCGGCAGCGCAAGAGCGAAATACTCCGCAATTTGGTGAACCGCATATTGATGCTCGAAATGGCGGGGGACGAAAAGATCGGCCGAAACCCGGAGATTCAGGACCGTATCCGGCAGGCGCGGAACGAAATCCTGATCCAGGAAGCGCTGCGGACGGTGGAGCTGCACTCCAGGCCTACGAAGGAGGAATTGCGGGCGGAGTATGAGAAAAACAAAGCCAAGTACCGGCAGGGTGAAAACGTCACGGCCGCGCACATCATGGTTGCTTCGGAAGCGGAAGCCAAAACGCTTCTTCAGAAGCTCAAGTAAGGGCGAGAAATTCGACGAGTTGGCCCGCAAATACTCTCTTGCTCCCGAACGGGGGCAGGGGGGAAGCCTGGGCAAGATGCAGCGCGGCCAGTATATGCGGACCGGCCTTCCCCAGATCATCGAAGAAACGGCCTTTTCCCTGAAGACGGGCGCCTACAGCGGCGCCGTAAAGAGCATTTACGGATGGCATGTGGTTCATTCCATTGCCAAGGAAGACGGAAAGACGCTTGCGTTCGACGAGGCGCGCTCCAAAATAACAGAAGAGCTC is part of the bacterium genome and harbors:
- the rsmI gene encoding 16S rRNA (cytidine(1402)-2'-O)-methyltransferase, which produces MPNEPDALPAGIYLIATPIGNMEDISDRQRRILRECDIVACEDTRRTGLLLSRLGIKKPLLSYHEHNERERAEELAARAAGGERVAVVSDAGTPGISDPAYRVVRAAVEQKVPVVPVPGPSSVMAALVASGLPTDRFVYEGFLPPKGEKRLRRLEALLEEERTVLVFESPHRVPRLVKEIADRAPGRPVAIARELTKIHEEFIRGSAAELAALLEGRTLKGECVVMFGPKRSDKEAGGES
- a CDS encoding peptidylprolyl isomerase; its protein translation is MARKYSLAPERGQGGSLGKMQRGQYMRTGLPQIIEETAFSLKTGAYSGAVKSIYGWHVVHSIAKEDGKTLAFDEARSKITEELGEKKRNNALRAALERMKKKHPVKTYPERIR